A single genomic interval of Antechinus flavipes isolate AdamAnt ecotype Samford, QLD, Australia chromosome 1, AdamAnt_v2, whole genome shotgun sequence harbors:
- the DIRAS1 gene encoding GTP-binding protein Di-Ras1: protein MPEQSNDYRVVVFGAGGVGKSSLVLRFVKGTFRDTYIPTIEDTYRQVISCDKSVCTLQITDTTGSHQFPAMQRLSISKGHAFILVFSVTSKQSLEELRPIYQQILQIKGSVENIPVMLVGNKCDETQREVDTKEGEALAKEWKCAFMETSAKMNYNVKELFQELLTLEKHRNMSLSIDGKRSSKQKRTDKLKGKCSLM, encoded by the coding sequence ATGCCGGAACAGAGCAACGACTACCGGGTGGTGGTGTTCGGGGCGGGCGGAGTGGGCAAGAGTTCCCTGGTCCTCCGGTTTGTCAAGGGCACCTTCCGAGACACCTACATCCCCACCATCGAGGACACCTACCGCCAGGTCATCAGCTGCGACAAGAGCGTGTGCACCCTGCAGATCACGGACACCACGGGCAGCCACCAGTTCCCGGCCATGCAGCGCCTGTCCATCTCCAAGGGCCACGCCTTCATCCTGGTCTTCTCGGTCACCAGCAAGCAGTCCCTGGAGGAGCTGCGGCCCATCTACCAGCAGATCCTGCAGATCAAAGGCAGCGTGGAGAACATCCCGGTCATGCTGGTGGGGAACAAGTGTGACGAGACGCAGCGGGAGGTGGACACCAAGGAGGGGGAGGCCCTGGCCAAGGAGTGGAAGTGCGCCTTCATGGAGACCTCTGCCAAAATGAACTACAATGTCAAGGAGCTCTTCCAAGAGCTGCTGACCCTGGAGAAGCATCGCAACATGAGCCTCAGCATCGACGGGAAGCGCTCCAGCAAGCAGAAGAGGACAGACAAACTCAAGGGCAAGTGCAGCCTGATGTGA